One region of Streptomyces rishiriensis genomic DNA includes:
- a CDS encoding LPXTG cell wall anchor domain-containing protein: protein MSSRRATTVAGSLVVASFSAVLILSFPAGADDQGPGSGKGGKPVDEAPAGVKTTTTLPERISVDNSSKKTAITATVKNEGTKDSGQTRLLVVGFDGLTVKSVQGCDAIAKKDLPEGSNSGFSCPVGNLAAGASKSYAVDATFDLSRTGKICLPVQTGDGKKTFWQQGPVPFGTTNPSPNAPATPLLLGTDNTPVGPGGEELPRTGVEREMLPLGAAGVSLLAAGVAGLWWSSRRRPEQRAN from the coding sequence ATGAGTTCTCGTCGCGCGACGACCGTCGCCGGATCGCTGGTCGTGGCATCTTTCTCGGCGGTGTTGATCCTTTCCTTCCCCGCCGGGGCGGACGATCAGGGGCCCGGGAGCGGCAAGGGAGGAAAGCCCGTCGACGAGGCGCCCGCGGGCGTGAAGACGACGACGACACTGCCGGAGCGGATCTCGGTCGACAACAGTTCCAAGAAAACGGCGATCACTGCCACGGTGAAGAACGAGGGGACCAAGGACAGCGGACAGACAAGGCTTTTGGTCGTCGGTTTCGACGGCCTCACGGTCAAAAGCGTTCAAGGGTGTGACGCCATTGCGAAGAAGGACCTTCCGGAAGGGTCCAACAGCGGTTTCTCCTGCCCCGTCGGCAATCTCGCGGCCGGGGCGTCGAAGTCGTACGCCGTCGACGCGACCTTCGATCTGAGCAGGACCGGAAAGATATGCCTGCCCGTCCAGACCGGTGACGGGAAGAAGACGTTCTGGCAGCAGGGCCCGGTGCCGTTCGGTACGACGAACCCGTCGCCCAACGCCCCCGCCACCCCGCTGCTCCTGGGCACCGACAACACGCCCGTGGGGCCCGGCGGCGAGGAGCTGCCCAGGACCGGCGTGGAACGGGAGATGTTGCCGCTCGGCGCGGCCGGGGTCTCGCTGCTCGCGGCGGGCGTGGCCGGACTGTGGTGGTCGTCCCGGCGGCGGCCGGAGCAGCGGGCGAACTGA
- a CDS encoding ROK family transcriptional regulator — translation MPRTAVAPALHVPGASPGASPVTRVADSDRRRTSASVILRSVLEHGPVARSTIARLTGLSPASVTDHCARLTGLGLIREAAAPRRSNGVGRPHVPVDLDDSRFVVGGVHVAVPYTTVSLLDLRGRVVARRELKHRGRLGPSEVLARAADGLGALLGEAPGCRALGVGVAVGGWVDRDSGTVVEHPLLGWRDVPVREAVGSRTGLPVQVDGHARALVNAERLFGHARGSLSVLHLFVGNVVDAAFATNDEVHHGPRSQAGAIAHLPLAGGTEPCDCGRVGCLQVELSERTLCRRARQAGMIDGVNPMHVVAAADAGNPAAVRLLRERARMVGRAAGLLLDVLNPERIVVTEVGVLFREDCLAALRGEVGAGRSATVSPSSFPDSVLAVAGGAVALDVLYRDPLALSWPRPQGFPPPST, via the coding sequence ATGCCCCGTACCGCGGTTGCTCCCGCCCTCCACGTTCCCGGCGCCTCTCCCGGTGCCTCTCCTGTCACCCGGGTCGCCGACAGTGACCGGCGGCGTACCAGCGCCAGTGTGATCCTGCGGTCCGTGCTGGAGCACGGGCCGGTCGCGCGCTCCACCATCGCCCGGCTCACCGGGCTCTCCCCCGCTTCCGTCACCGACCACTGCGCCCGGCTCACCGGGCTCGGGCTGATCCGGGAGGCGGCGGCGCCCCGGCGCAGCAACGGGGTGGGCCGACCGCACGTTCCCGTGGATCTGGACGACTCGCGGTTCGTGGTGGGCGGGGTGCATGTGGCGGTGCCTTACACGACCGTGTCGCTGCTGGATCTGCGCGGCCGGGTGGTGGCGCGGCGGGAGTTGAAGCACCGAGGACGCCTCGGACCGTCCGAGGTGCTGGCACGGGCGGCCGACGGGCTCGGCGCGCTGCTGGGGGAGGCTCCCGGCTGCCGGGCCCTCGGGGTGGGGGTCGCCGTGGGCGGCTGGGTGGACCGGGATTCGGGGACCGTCGTCGAGCATCCGCTGCTGGGCTGGCGGGACGTGCCGGTGCGGGAGGCGGTCGGCTCGCGCACCGGGCTGCCGGTCCAGGTGGACGGGCACGCGCGGGCGCTGGTCAACGCGGAGCGGCTGTTCGGGCACGCGCGCGGCAGCCTCAGCGTGCTGCATCTGTTCGTCGGGAACGTGGTCGACGCGGCGTTCGCGACCAACGACGAGGTGCATCACGGGCCGCGGTCGCAGGCGGGCGCCATCGCGCATCTGCCGTTGGCCGGCGGCACGGAGCCCTGCGACTGCGGCCGGGTCGGCTGCCTCCAAGTGGAGCTGAGCGAACGGACGTTGTGCCGACGGGCCCGGCAGGCAGGGATGATCGACGGGGTGAACCCGATGCACGTGGTCGCCGCGGCGGACGCCGGGAACCCGGCGGCCGTACGCCTGCTGCGGGAGCGCGCGCGGATGGTGGGCCGGGCGGCCGGGCTGCTGCTGGACGTGCTCAACCCCGAGCGGATCGTCGTCACCGAGGTGGGAGTCCTGTTCCGGGAGGACTGCCTCGCCGCGCTGCGGGGCGAGGTCGGGGCGGGACGCTCCGCCACCGTCTCGCCGAGCAGTTTCCCCGACTCCGTGCTGGCCGTGGCGGGCGGGGCGGTGGCGCTTGACGTGCTCTACCGGGATCCGCTGGCCCTCTCCTGGCCTCGCCCTCAGGGCTTCCCACCTCCGTCGACTTAA
- a CDS encoding Fpg/Nei family DNA glycosylase: MPEGHTIHRLAQDYARFTHRPLQVASPQGKFSDAAALLTDTPLTRTEAHGKHLFLGFTGDRWIHIHLGLFGKVAFGPAPAPPPTDTVRLRLADATSYVDLRGPTTCALITGEEKRAVHARLGADPLRADADPQAAYTRVSRSRTTIAALLMDQRIIAGVGNVYRAEVLFRHGIDPYRAGRDITPAEWDAIWADLVALMREGVRDNRIDTVRPQHTPEAMGRPPRVDDHGGEVYVYRRTHQPCHLCGDAVRSADLAARNLFWCPTCQKN, encoded by the coding sequence GTGCCAGAAGGACACACCATTCACCGACTGGCGCAGGACTACGCCCGCTTCACCCACCGCCCCCTCCAAGTGGCCAGCCCGCAGGGCAAGTTCAGCGACGCGGCCGCCCTCCTCACCGACACCCCCCTCACCCGCACCGAGGCCCACGGCAAACACCTCTTCCTCGGCTTCACCGGCGACCGATGGATCCACATCCACCTGGGCCTCTTCGGCAAGGTGGCCTTCGGCCCGGCCCCCGCGCCGCCGCCCACGGACACCGTCCGGCTCCGCCTCGCCGACGCCACCTCCTACGTGGACCTCCGCGGCCCCACCACCTGCGCCCTGATCACGGGCGAGGAGAAGCGGGCGGTACACGCCCGCCTCGGCGCCGACCCCCTCCGCGCCGACGCCGACCCCCAGGCCGCGTACACCCGTGTCTCCCGCAGCCGTACGACGATCGCCGCCCTCCTCATGGACCAGCGGATCATCGCCGGTGTCGGCAACGTCTACCGGGCCGAGGTGCTCTTCCGGCACGGCATCGACCCGTACCGCGCGGGCAGGGACATCACCCCCGCCGAATGGGACGCGATCTGGGCCGATCTGGTCGCCCTGATGCGCGAGGGCGTCCGCGACAACCGCATCGACACGGTCCGCCCCCAGCACACCCCGGAGGCGATGGGCCGTCCGCCCCGCGTCGACGACCACGGCGGCGAGGTGTACGTGTACCGCCGGACCCACCAGCCCTGCCACCTCTGCGGCGACGCCGTCCGTAGCGCCGACCTCGCCGCCCGCAACCTCTTCTGGTGCCCCACCTGCCAGAAGAACTGA
- a CDS encoding biotin transporter BioY — MSTAAVTPARPGKVLADLLPASRVRDIALVLGGAALTGLAAQIAVPVPGSPVPVTGQTFAALLVGTTLGVRRGVSSLAVYALAGLAGVPWFAGGSSGVSVSFGYILGMILATAAVGALARRGADRSVPRMAGTMLLGEAIIYVVGVPYLAYAADMSASAAIAAGFTPFLIGDAVKAALAMGLLPTAWKLVKE, encoded by the coding sequence ATGAGCACCGCCGCCGTCACCCCCGCTCGTCCCGGAAAGGTCCTCGCCGACCTCCTCCCCGCTTCCCGTGTCCGGGACATCGCGCTCGTGCTCGGCGGTGCCGCGCTCACCGGCCTCGCGGCCCAGATAGCCGTCCCGGTTCCCGGCTCCCCGGTCCCGGTGACCGGCCAGACCTTCGCCGCGCTGCTCGTCGGCACGACCCTCGGCGTCCGCCGCGGGGTCTCCTCCCTCGCCGTCTACGCCCTGGCCGGTCTCGCCGGTGTGCCGTGGTTCGCGGGCGGCAGCTCCGGTGTCTCCGTCTCCTTCGGCTACATCCTCGGCATGATCCTCGCGACCGCCGCCGTGGGCGCACTGGCCCGCCGGGGCGCCGACCGCTCCGTGCCGCGCATGGCGGGCACGATGCTGCTGGGCGAGGCGATCATCTACGTCGTCGGCGTCCCGTACCTGGCCTACGCCGCCGACATGTCCGCCTCCGCCGCGATCGCGGCCGGCTTCACGCCCTTCCTGATCGGCGACGCCGTCAAGGCGGCCCTGGCGATGGGCCTCCTCCCGACGGCCTGGAAGCTCGTCAAGGAGTAG
- a CDS encoding ribose-5-phosphate isomerase has product MRVYLGSDHAGFELKNHLVEWLKAAGHDPVDCGPHIYDAQDDYPPFCLRAAERTAADPESLGIVIGGSGNGEQIAANKVKGVRAALAWSEETASLGRQHNNANVVAVGSRMHTQDEATKFVETFLATPFSEDERHIRRIDMLSSYETTGDLPAIPPHHPQQ; this is encoded by the coding sequence ATGCGCGTGTATCTCGGCTCGGACCATGCCGGCTTCGAACTCAAGAACCACCTCGTCGAATGGCTCAAGGCGGCGGGCCACGACCCGGTCGACTGCGGGCCCCACATCTACGACGCCCAGGACGACTACCCGCCCTTCTGCCTCCGCGCCGCGGAGCGGACGGCCGCGGACCCCGAGTCCCTCGGCATCGTCATCGGCGGCTCCGGCAACGGCGAGCAGATCGCGGCGAACAAGGTGAAGGGCGTCCGTGCCGCCCTGGCCTGGAGCGAGGAGACCGCGTCCCTCGGCCGCCAGCACAACAACGCCAACGTCGTCGCGGTCGGCTCCCGCATGCACACCCAGGACGAGGCGACGAAGTTCGTCGAGACCTTCCTCGCCACCCCGTTCTCCGAGGACGAGCGCCACATCCGCCGCATCGACATGCTCTCGTCGTACGAGACCACAGGCGACCTCCCGGCCATCCCGCCCCACCACCCCCAGCAGTAG
- a CDS encoding amino acid permease, with product MTSQPTLTEAGHGPGGSGEPGSGSGSGLQAGLKNRHLSMIAIGGVIGAGLFVGSSSGIATAGPGILLSYALVGTLVVLVMRMLGEMSAANPTSGSFSAHADRALGRWAGFSIGWLYWFFWVVVLAVEATAGAKILEGWMPGVPQWGWALIVMVVLTATNLVSVGSYGEFEFWFAGIKVVAIGAFIIVGGLAVFGVLPGVDSDKAGLGNLTDHGGFLPNGPGAILTGVLLVVFSFMGSEIATLAAGESENPQRAVTKSTNSIIWRIGVFYLGSIFVVVTLLPWDDASIKEQGSYVAALDSLGIAHAGQIMNFIVLTSVLSCLNSGLYTASRMAFSLGERGDAPKVFARTTSRGVPLAAIVASVTFGFVAVFFNYKFPDSVFLFLVNSSGAVALFVWLVICFSQLRMRKIIQAEAPEKLVVRMWLYPYLTWATAALIVFVLGYMLTDTEGESSGRTTVLLSLLVAALVVAVAFLKEGRVKARAKAAGTGTGTGTGTGAGTGAGAASVGSKIE from the coding sequence ATGACTTCGCAGCCGACCCTCACCGAGGCCGGTCACGGCCCCGGAGGTTCCGGAGAACCCGGAAGCGGATCCGGATCCGGACTTCAGGCAGGGCTCAAGAACCGGCATCTTTCGATGATCGCCATCGGCGGCGTCATCGGAGCCGGACTGTTCGTCGGTTCCAGTTCCGGAATCGCCACCGCCGGGCCGGGCATTCTGCTGTCCTACGCACTCGTCGGCACGCTCGTGGTGCTGGTCATGCGGATGCTCGGCGAGATGTCCGCGGCCAATCCGACCTCCGGTTCGTTCTCCGCGCACGCCGACCGGGCGCTCGGCCGCTGGGCCGGATTCTCCATCGGCTGGCTCTACTGGTTCTTCTGGGTCGTCGTGCTCGCGGTGGAGGCCACCGCCGGCGCCAAGATCCTCGAAGGGTGGATGCCCGGCGTACCGCAGTGGGGGTGGGCGCTCATCGTGATGGTGGTGCTGACCGCCACCAACCTCGTCTCCGTCGGTTCCTACGGCGAGTTCGAGTTCTGGTTCGCCGGGATCAAGGTCGTGGCGATCGGCGCCTTCATCATCGTCGGCGGGCTCGCCGTCTTCGGCGTGCTGCCCGGTGTCGACAGCGACAAGGCGGGCCTCGGCAACCTCACCGACCACGGCGGCTTCCTGCCCAACGGGCCGGGCGCCATCCTCACCGGTGTGCTGCTCGTCGTCTTCTCCTTCATGGGCAGCGAGATCGCGACCCTCGCGGCCGGCGAGTCCGAGAACCCGCAGCGCGCCGTGACGAAGTCCACGAACAGCATCATCTGGCGCATCGGCGTCTTCTACCTCGGTTCGATCTTCGTCGTCGTCACACTGCTGCCCTGGGACGACGCGTCCATCAAGGAGCAGGGTTCCTACGTGGCCGCCCTCGACTCGCTCGGGATCGCGCACGCCGGTCAGATCATGAACTTCATCGTGCTGACGTCGGTGCTGTCCTGTCTCAACTCCGGTCTCTACACGGCCTCCCGCATGGCCTTCTCGCTCGGCGAGCGGGGTGACGCGCCGAAGGTCTTCGCCCGGACGACCAGCCGTGGTGTTCCTCTCGCGGCGATCGTCGCCTCGGTGACCTTCGGGTTCGTCGCCGTCTTCTTCAACTACAAGTTCCCGGACTCCGTCTTCCTCTTCCTCGTGAACTCCAGCGGCGCCGTGGCCCTCTTCGTCTGGCTCGTGATCTGCTTCTCGCAGCTGCGGATGCGGAAGATCATCCAGGCCGAGGCGCCGGAGAAGCTGGTCGTGAGGATGTGGCTGTACCCGTACCTGACCTGGGCGACGGCCGCGCTGATCGTCTTCGTGCTCGGTTACATGCTGACCGACACCGAAGGGGAGAGCAGTGGTCGGACGACCGTTCTGCTGTCGCTGCTCGTCGCCGCCCTCGTGGTCGCCGTCGCCTTCCTGAAGGAGGGCCGGGTCAAGGCCAGGGCCAAGGCCGCCGGCACTGGCACTGGCACTGGCACTGGCACTGGTGCCGGCACTGGTGCCGGCGCGGCCTCTGTCGGGAGCAAAATCGAGTAG
- a CDS encoding ABC transporter ATP-binding protein, whose product MAPHTEQLTRSTAVRLRGLTRSFEDRTVLDGIDLDIPAGQFVALLGHSGSGKSTLLRAVAHLDHEVVGSGQLTAPERVSVVFQDSRLLPWRRVLDNVLLGLDGKEAERKGREALAEVGLKGRERAWPNELSGGEAQRAALARSLVREPELLLADEPFGALDALTRIKMHTLLRELWERHRPSVLLVTHDVDEAIVLADRVLVLDHGRIGLDLTIDRPHPRSYRDPLLGEYRERLLSALGVTEDHK is encoded by the coding sequence GTGGCGCCGCACACTGAGCAGCTGACCCGCTCCACCGCCGTCCGGCTGCGCGGCCTGACGCGGTCCTTCGAGGACCGTACGGTTCTCGACGGCATCGACCTGGACATCCCGGCCGGCCAGTTCGTGGCACTCCTCGGACACAGCGGATCCGGCAAGAGCACCCTGCTGCGGGCGGTCGCCCACCTCGACCACGAGGTCGTCGGCAGCGGGCAGCTCACGGCCCCGGAGCGGGTGTCGGTCGTCTTCCAGGACTCCCGGCTGCTGCCCTGGCGTCGGGTGCTGGACAACGTACTGCTGGGGCTGGACGGCAAGGAGGCGGAGCGCAAGGGCCGCGAGGCACTCGCCGAGGTCGGGCTCAAGGGCCGCGAGCGTGCCTGGCCCAACGAGCTGTCCGGCGGTGAGGCGCAGCGCGCCGCGCTGGCCCGCTCACTGGTCCGGGAACCCGAACTCCTGCTCGCCGACGAGCCTTTCGGGGCGCTCGACGCCCTCACCCGGATCAAGATGCACACCCTGCTGCGCGAGCTGTGGGAGCGCCACAGGCCTTCCGTGCTGCTCGTCACCCACGACGTGGACGAGGCGATCGTGCTCGCCGACCGGGTCCTCGTCCTCGACCACGGCCGTATCGGCCTCGACCTGACCATCGACCGCCCGCACCCGCGCTCGTACCGGGACCCACTGCTCGGCGAGTACCGGGAACGGCTGCTCAGCGCCCTGGGCGTCACGGAGGACCACAAGTGA
- a CDS encoding ABC transporter substrate-binding protein — protein MPVSRTSGVDRRLFLASLLGAAAGVAGLSGCAESSAATGGEGASTAPLAAKVPAGTSLKIASYQGAQQLQLKLAKLPELPFTVSNWLNIGAGPDVINAFRAKSLDVANNAGIPPIQAHYQGFDAKIVAINITRKPNYVFATKPGSDIRTVDDFRGKKLAFSQGQAQGVVLLRALKKAGLKYDDVKLVPLTSNQFLTALQSGQVDIAPLGNTQSPAYLKQYGPKGARVITTDVVDLLSLLWAPASVLNDKAKAAAVAAYIPQWAQGLVWSYENPDAWNEEFYVKTQNLTLDQARSITALANKPLFPPTWDEAIKWEQETADLLAEGGFVKEFDVSSLFDHRFEGIAAKSVAAEYRS, from the coding sequence GTGCCTGTTTCCCGTACGTCCGGTGTCGACCGGCGTCTCTTCCTCGCCTCGCTGCTGGGCGCCGCCGCCGGTGTCGCCGGCCTCAGCGGCTGCGCCGAGAGCAGTGCCGCCACCGGTGGCGAGGGCGCCTCCACGGCCCCGCTCGCCGCCAAGGTGCCCGCCGGCACGAGCCTGAAGATCGCCTCCTACCAGGGCGCGCAGCAGTTGCAACTGAAGCTGGCGAAACTGCCCGAGCTGCCCTTCACGGTGTCGAACTGGCTGAACATCGGAGCCGGTCCCGACGTCATCAACGCCTTCCGAGCCAAGTCCCTGGACGTTGCCAACAACGCGGGCATTCCGCCGATCCAGGCGCATTACCAGGGCTTCGACGCAAAAATCGTCGCGATCAACATCACGCGCAAGCCGAACTACGTCTTCGCCACCAAGCCGGGCAGCGACATCAGGACCGTGGACGACTTCCGTGGAAAGAAGCTGGCGTTCTCCCAGGGGCAGGCACAGGGCGTCGTCCTGCTGCGGGCACTGAAGAAGGCGGGCCTGAAGTACGACGACGTGAAACTGGTCCCGCTGACCAGCAACCAGTTCCTCACCGCGCTTCAGTCGGGCCAGGTGGACATCGCCCCGCTCGGCAACACCCAGTCGCCCGCCTACCTCAAGCAGTACGGGCCCAAGGGCGCCCGCGTCATCACCACCGACGTCGTCGACCTGCTCAGCCTGCTGTGGGCACCGGCGTCGGTGCTGAACGACAAGGCGAAGGCCGCCGCCGTCGCCGCGTACATCCCGCAGTGGGCGCAGGGCCTGGTGTGGAGCTACGAGAACCCGGACGCCTGGAACGAGGAGTTCTACGTCAAGACCCAGAACCTGACTCTCGACCAGGCCCGGTCGATCACCGCGCTCGCCAACAAGCCCCTCTTCCCGCCGACTTGGGACGAGGCCATCAAGTGGGAGCAGGAGACCGCGGACCTCCTGGCGGAGGGCGGCTTCGTGAAGGAGTTCGACGTCTCCTCGCTCTTCGACCACCGCTTCGAGGGCATCGCCGCCAAGTCCGTGGCAGCCGAGTACCGGAGTTGA
- a CDS encoding ABC transporter permease, with translation MTTSASPNTTTGKNTTTGTSATTGTKTPSGTSTPIGTDTTAGTDTAAGTAATAVPAAAAPVPAAADDGSRARRRQRRRGLAPGKPWPASRLVGPLLLIVAWAAASAAGQLDTGAIPAPWTVLRTGVNLWTDGTLTTDVLTSLERAAYGFAIGLSAGVTLALASGLTRTGEALIDGTVQLNRAIPTLGLIPLFILWLGIGETFKIAIIAIVVYIPIYLNTHAALSGIDHRFVELAEVQGLSKVQFIRQIVIPGALPGFFVGLRLGVTGSWLGLVVLEQINATSGLGYMMFQAQNYGQSDVILVGLLIYGVFGLLSDAAVRLIERRVLSWRRTLSS, from the coding sequence ATGACCACCAGCGCAAGCCCGAACACGACCACCGGAAAGAACACGACCACCGGCACGAGCGCGACCACCGGCACGAAAACACCGAGCGGCACGAGCACGCCCATCGGCACGGACACGACAGCCGGCACGGACACGGCAGCCGGCACCGCCGCGACCGCGGTTCCGGCTGCCGCCGCTCCCGTCCCCGCGGCCGCCGACGACGGTAGCCGGGCCCGCCGCCGGCAACGACGCCGTGGACTCGCCCCCGGCAAACCGTGGCCCGCCTCCCGGCTCGTCGGGCCCCTGCTGCTCATCGTCGCGTGGGCCGCCGCCTCGGCCGCCGGGCAGCTGGACACCGGGGCGATCCCCGCGCCCTGGACGGTGCTGAGGACCGGCGTGAACCTGTGGACCGACGGGACACTGACCACCGACGTCCTCACCTCCCTGGAACGCGCCGCCTACGGCTTCGCGATCGGTCTGTCCGCCGGGGTGACGCTCGCGCTGGCCTCGGGACTGACCCGGACCGGGGAAGCCCTGATCGACGGGACCGTGCAGCTCAACCGGGCGATCCCGACCCTCGGCCTGATCCCGTTGTTCATCCTCTGGCTGGGCATCGGCGAGACGTTCAAGATCGCGATCATCGCCATCGTCGTCTACATCCCGATCTACCTCAACACGCATGCCGCGCTCTCCGGCATCGACCACCGGTTCGTCGAACTGGCCGAGGTGCAGGGCCTGTCGAAGGTCCAGTTCATCCGGCAGATCGTGATCCCCGGCGCCCTGCCCGGATTCTTCGTGGGACTCCGGCTCGGGGTGACCGGCTCCTGGCTCGGACTGGTGGTCCTGGAGCAGATCAACGCCACCAGCGGCCTCGGCTACATGATGTTCCAGGCCCAGAACTACGGCCAGTCGGACGTCATCCTCGTCGGCCTCCTCATCTACGGCGTCTTCGGTCTCCTCTCCGACGCCGCGGTCCGTCTCATCGAACGGAGGGTGCTGTCGTGGCGCCGCACACTGAGCAGCTGA
- a CDS encoding serine/threonine-protein kinase, with product MGRVWRATDEVLDRQVAVKEMRIDGLDTEDTRTRRERTLREARATARIDHPNVVRVYDVVDEGERLWIVMELVIGRSLERIMAEEGPLGPHDTARIGLGLVTALRQVHARGVLHRDIKPGNVLVEGMDSAGDGGTGVRRIVLTDFGIAAIQDTKALTMVGMLVGSPDYMAPERISGHPQGPPSDAWSLGATLCAALAGHSPFSRETTLATLHAVLYEEPRLPSDAGPLYDILTALLTKEPTARPTLDDLESTLERIASPGGAGRTGRGGQTKQTGQAGEAAETGETGEAEESQGAADVEQVEAGEEPERPERAPRGERVQRAEEDEEPERAERTEPADGAGGADGATEDRRPETGSDAGESSPGESPTRVLLNAAKAPPHPPDVPDASPGTSGGKSPDTSPNTPSAASADVLPDASSEAVSEMRSESGSEPPSPGPPGNPPPHSGVSLAHSRAVTERNPAPPYPAPHPSPTRRTDMPPGDPGPLAGRSGRISRISRTGGGTGRWTGRRTGAVAALGVVVLATVLAIVLASAPGAPDGDNQAGGGTSPQPSPVTSSGSGSTAGSVPVASPTVEGTYRPPSLPPGTHQEAGGFAWATPEGWRRDVKTGAEVHYTSPDGSQELVAKSSLARGDLMDTWRTSERNAHQGQDYSKIRLEETTFEGRPAVVWEYTFTLQGTSWHARLLGFNESGKSYQINTWYRPAAEAAALRTYDKVKDSFTVM from the coding sequence ATGGGGCGCGTGTGGCGGGCTACCGACGAGGTCCTCGACCGGCAGGTCGCGGTGAAGGAAATGCGCATCGACGGCCTCGACACGGAGGACACCCGCACCCGCCGCGAACGCACCCTGCGCGAGGCCAGGGCCACCGCCCGCATCGACCATCCCAACGTGGTGCGCGTCTACGACGTCGTCGACGAGGGCGAACGCCTTTGGATCGTCATGGAGTTGGTGATCGGCCGCTCCCTCGAACGGATCATGGCGGAGGAAGGCCCACTGGGCCCGCACGACACCGCCCGGATCGGCCTCGGCCTGGTCACGGCACTGCGCCAGGTGCACGCGAGGGGGGTACTGCACCGCGACATCAAACCGGGCAACGTCCTGGTGGAAGGCATGGACAGCGCGGGCGACGGAGGAACCGGCGTCCGGCGGATCGTGCTCACCGACTTCGGAATCGCCGCGATCCAGGACACGAAGGCGCTGACCATGGTCGGCATGCTGGTCGGCTCCCCCGACTACATGGCCCCCGAGCGCATCTCCGGCCACCCGCAGGGCCCGCCCTCCGACGCGTGGTCCCTGGGCGCCACGCTCTGCGCCGCGCTGGCCGGACACTCCCCCTTCTCCCGGGAGACCACCCTGGCGACCCTGCACGCGGTTCTCTACGAGGAACCCCGACTCCCTTCCGACGCAGGCCCGTTGTACGACATCCTCACCGCCCTCCTGACCAAGGAACCCACAGCCCGCCCCACCCTCGACGACCTGGAGTCCACCCTCGAACGCATCGCGTCCCCCGGCGGGGCGGGGCGGACGGGGCGGGGCGGGCAGACGAAGCAGACGGGGCAGGCGGGCGAGGCAGCGGAGACAGGGGAGACAGGGGAGGCGGAGGAGTCGCAGGGGGCCGCCGACGTCGAGCAGGTGGAGGCGGGCGAGGAGCCCGAAAGGCCCGAGAGGGCTCCACGGGGGGAAAGGGTCCAACGGGCTGAAGAAGATGAGGAGCCCGAGCGGGCCGAGCGGACCGAGCCGGCCGACGGGGCTGGCGGGGCCGACGGGGCAACAGAAGACCGGAGGCCGGAAACGGGCTCGGACGCGGGGGAGTCGTCGCCGGGGGAATCACCGACTCGGGTACTCCTGAACGCCGCCAAGGCGCCGCCCCACCCGCCCGACGTACCGGATGCCTCCCCCGGCACGTCGGGCGGCAAATCCCCTGACACCTCCCCCAATACGCCTTCCGCTGCCTCTGCTGACGTCCTCCCTGACGCCTCGAGCGAAGCGGTCTCGGAGATGCGCTCGGAGTCGGGCTCCGAACCTCCGTCGCCCGGCCCGCCGGGAAACCCGCCCCCGCACTCCGGAGTCTCGCTCGCCCATTCCCGCGCGGTGACGGAGCGGAACCCCGCCCCGCCGTACCCCGCCCCGCACCCCTCGCCGACCCGCCGAACGGACATGCCGCCCGGGGACCCCGGACCCCTCGCGGGCCGTAGCGGCCGAATCAGCCGTATCAGCCGTACGGGCGGGGGGACCGGGCGATGGACGGGGCGCCGTACGGGCGCGGTCGCCGCCCTCGGTGTCGTCGTCCTGGCCACGGTCCTCGCGATCGTGCTGGCGTCGGCTCCCGGTGCGCCCGACGGCGACAACCAGGCAGGCGGCGGCACTTCGCCCCAGCCGTCCCCGGTCACCAGCTCGGGTTCCGGCTCCACTGCCGGTTCCGTTCCCGTGGCGTCGCCCACCGTGGAGGGGACGTACCGGCCCCCCAGCCTGCCCCCGGGTACGCACCAGGAGGCCGGGGGCTTCGCGTGGGCGACGCCCGAGGGCTGGCGACGGGATGTGAAGACGGGAGCGGAGGTGCACTACACGTCACCCGACGGCAGCCAGGAGCTGGTCGCCAAGTCCTCCCTGGCCCGCGGCGACCTGATGGACACCTGGCGGACCTCCGAAAGGAACGCCCACCAGGGGCAGGACTACAGCAAGATCCGCCTGGAGGAGACGACGTTCGAAGGCCGGCCGGCGGTCGTCTGGGAGTACACCTTCACCCTCCAGGGCACCTCCTGGCACGCCCGGCTCCTGGGCTTCAACGAGAGCGGGAAGTCGTATCAGATCAACACCTGGTACCGGCCCGCGGCGGAGGCGGCGGCGCTGAGGACGTACGACAAGGTCAAGGACAGCTTCACCGTGATGTGA